The Eriocheir sinensis breed Jianghai 21 chromosome 4, ASM2467909v1, whole genome shotgun sequence genome has a segment encoding these proteins:
- the LOC127008675 gene encoding uncharacterized protein LOC127008675, giving the protein MRGGELLLKVTVTAVLLETLALLHGGILLSMWRSRTSTMTQRPQFWLNKIEDAPLRTRVTGDTASNNTADGARIAAHSNSSVTAMGQHIKQTKHGQEEEFERRNLALLRWCNKPPARIVNPLLIWRVAFKYVLPGSLMLFTVPKVGSTALRNFITWMKEKTPTTPRPLNAVVVRHPLARLASAYRDKFLNGKAILEYDDEWRNVTQSLESWETRFNKYWLPALVSQGFLPRTQEFNETLHKIIRTYQAYVNNYVSKSGALLANPSQEENQFYGVKEMDIAYLMMLYGPCMGLSKILKNAYNFSDLIQRFRNISFTFNQFLHHVVWTHDMGMPDEHWMTYTEMWEPCRIKFDYILKLETIKEEMEHLFCRVLGFQEVSFPVKHRSYGHDLGLSDQEYYATVSRELMDRLLFIYRHDFAIFGYSQDQ; this is encoded by the exons ATTCTGCTGAGCATGTGGCGATCCAGGACCAGCACGATGACGCAGCGGCCACAGTTTTGGCTTAACAAGATCGAGGACGCGCCTTTGCGTACTCGCGTGACTGGTGACACAGCAAGCAATAACACTGCGGATGGAGCTCGCATCGCGGCGCACAGTAACTCCTCTGTCACTGCTATGGGGCAACACATCAAACAGACTAAACATGGACAGGAGGAAGAGTTTGAGCGCAGAAACCTTGCCCTGCTTCGTTGGTGTAACAAACCTCCCGCACGGATCGTCAATCCGCTCCTGATTTGGCGAGTGGCATTCAAATATGTGTTGCCGGGATCTCTGATGCTGTTTACGGTGCCTAAG GTTGGGTCTACCGCGCTAAGGAATTTCATCACTTGGATGAAGGAGAAGACTCCAACGACTCCCCGACCTCTCAATGCAGTGGTGGTGAGACACCCGCTGGCCAGGCTCGCCTCCGCTTACAG AGACAAATTCCTGAACGGCAAAGCAATCCTCGAGTATGACGATGAATGGCGAAACGTCACGCAGAGTTTAGAAAGTTGGGAAACACGTTTCAACAAATACTGGCTGCCTGCACTCGTCTCTCAGGGATTTCTGCCTCGAACTCAAGAGTTCAACGAAACACTGCACAAAATCATTAGAACATACCAGGCATATGTAAACAACTATGTAAGCAAGTCTGGTGCTCTCTTGGCCAACCCTTCACAAGAGGAAAATCAGTTTTACGGTGTAAAAGAAATGGACATTGCCTACCTCATGATGCTGTATGGACCTTGCATGGGTCTCTCCAAGATATTAAAAAATGCCTATAACTTCAGCGACCTTATACAACGATTCAGGAACATATCGTTCACTTTCAACCAATTTCTGCATCACGTGGTCTGGACCCATGACATGGGAATGCCCGATGAACACTGGATGACCTACACGGAGATGTGGGAGCCTTGTCGAATAAAGTTCGACTACATCCTTAAGTTAGAGACTATTAAGGAGGAGATGGAACATTTGTTCTGCAGGGTGTTGGGCTTCCAGGAGGTCAGCTTTCCGGTGAAGCACCGCAGCTACGGCCACGACCTCGGCCTCTCTGACCAGGAGTACTACGCGACCGTGAGCAGGGAGCTGATGGACCGACTGCTGTTTATTTACAGGCACGATTTCGCTATCTTCGGGTACAGTCAAGACCAGTAG